One window of Brevibacterium pigmentatum genomic DNA carries:
- the glnA gene encoding type I glutamate--ammonia ligase, with protein sequence MSRQEEFVLRTVEDREVRFIRLWFTDVLGQLKSVAIVPAELEGAFSEGIGFDGSAVEGLSRVFEADMVLKPDPSTFSLLPWRGETEPTGRMFCDIHVPGGEPAPADPRNVLKRTLAKAAERGFTFYVHPEIEFYLFKTDNLDPVSGISDGTAPMPVDTAGYFDHVNGGTANDFRREAVTMLEAMGLSVEFSHHEAGPGQNEIDLRYADALTMADNVMTFRSVIKEVAISQGVYASFMPKPMAEHPGNGMHTHVSLFEGENNAFFEPGAEYQLSRTGRQFIAGLLTHAAEISAVTNQHVNSYKRLWTGHEAPSYISWGHRNRSALVRVPQYNSGKSSSARVEYRALDSAANPYLSYALMLAAGLKGIEEGYELPEEAEDNVWLLSSTERRAMGIEALPRSLSHALELMEGSDLVAETLGEEVFDFFLRNKRQEWTDYRAQVTPYELAKHFTSM encoded by the coding sequence ATGTCGCGTCAGGAGGAATTCGTTCTCAGGACCGTCGAGGATCGTGAAGTGCGATTCATCCGACTCTGGTTCACCGATGTCCTCGGACAGTTGAAGTCCGTGGCCATCGTCCCCGCCGAACTCGAAGGTGCCTTCTCCGAAGGCATCGGGTTCGACGGTTCGGCAGTCGAGGGACTGTCGCGAGTGTTCGAGGCCGATATGGTCCTCAAACCCGACCCCTCGACATTCTCTCTGCTGCCCTGGCGCGGGGAGACCGAACCGACCGGGAGGATGTTCTGCGACATCCACGTTCCCGGGGGAGAACCGGCACCGGCTGACCCGCGCAACGTCCTCAAACGCACTCTGGCGAAAGCCGCCGAACGCGGCTTCACCTTCTATGTGCATCCTGAGATCGAGTTCTACCTGTTCAAGACCGACAATCTCGATCCGGTCTCCGGGATCAGCGACGGCACCGCGCCGATGCCCGTCGACACGGCCGGCTACTTCGACCATGTCAACGGCGGAACGGCCAATGACTTCCGCCGCGAAGCCGTCACCATGCTCGAAGCCATGGGACTGTCGGTGGAGTTCTCCCACCACGAGGCCGGACCCGGTCAGAACGAGATCGATCTGCGCTATGCCGACGCCCTGACGATGGCCGACAACGTCATGACGTTCCGGTCGGTCATCAAAGAGGTCGCGATCTCCCAAGGTGTCTACGCCTCATTCATGCCCAAGCCGATGGCCGAGCACCCGGGCAACGGGATGCACACGCACGTCTCCCTGTTCGAGGGCGAGAACAATGCTTTCTTCGAGCCCGGTGCCGAATATCAACTGTCGAGGACCGGTCGCCAGTTCATTGCCGGGCTGCTCACCCACGCCGCCGAGATCTCCGCGGTGACCAACCAGCACGTGAACTCGTATAAGCGGCTGTGGACGGGCCACGAAGCCCCGTCCTACATCTCGTGGGGCCACCGCAACCGTTCCGCTCTCGTGCGGGTCCCGCAGTACAACTCCGGCAAGTCCTCATCCGCCCGTGTCGAATACCGTGCACTGGACTCCGCTGCGAACCCCTACCTGTCCTATGCGCTCATGCTCGCGGCGGGACTCAAAGGGATCGAAGAGGGCTACGAACTGCCCGAGGAAGCCGAGGACAACGTCTGGCTGCTCTCGTCCACCGAACGTCGGGCGATGGGCATCGAAGCGCTGCCGCGCAGCCTGTCCCATGCCCTTGAGCTGATGGAAGGCTCGGACCTCGTCGCAGAGACCCTGGGCGAGGAGGTGTTCGACTTCTTCCTGCGCAATAAGCGACAGGAATGGACCGACTACCGTGCCCAGGTGACTCCCTACGAACTCGCCAAGCATTTCACCTCGATGTGA
- a CDS encoding bifunctional [glutamine synthetase] adenylyltransferase/[glutamine synthetase]-adenylyl-L-tyrosine phosphorylase, whose protein sequence is MAAITSRTTSIPDATARFLREVDELLGQPLATDSRFVDLLMAVPDPHGAALGLLRVVEAAGEESPALLDAVRSGNNGDLAEDELNRPLLARLLAVVGTSEAMVDHLVRHPDSLPLLLAPDPFLLISTPAASAVSLRAEMLTVLGADPDDPAPRATVTGDEGVKTLRRNYRDAVLRLVADDLSAESPDEIVDHVMAVLSDLAAAALDAALAIARAEIEEAADIRLAVIALGKTGARELNYVSDVDVVFVLDSAETDGARNLATDLAQRMRSILSDAGGEPALWEVDTALRPEGKAGALVRTLSEFEHYYADIAENWEFQALLKARPVAGDVEVGEAFSESLLPLVWKAASRPGFIDGIRAMRRRVVDLIPAVEAPRQIKLGRGGLRDVEFSAQMLQLVHGRNDEDIRTPNTLVALGELGEHGYIGQQDAAVFSAAYRFMRVVEHRVQIPRMMRNALIPDDEGKLRMLARSVFRSGSRTGDRLEEARRDYAKQVTRLHEQIFYRPILEAAVGIHGAVVDAQKRGTSLQAAADRLQAFGYVDPQGALGHIKALTTGMSRTAMVIKQVLPALLDWFSDGVEPDRALLAFRRLSESLSSSGWFLKMLRDSGLAAKSVAEVLSLSGYATELLLRQPAAVAWLDRYENLEARDLEILNAEVDGLLRRHGADAVTPIRETYSRELLRIALRDVLDVGDRAEIPGDLSDLMDLAVRGALEAVRTDLDGPETPDYEFGIIAMGRWGGREIGYFSDADAMFVYRPIADDLDAETRGKLSKHVTKVALQLSTRLKASEGAQGVDLDADLRPEGKNGPLVRSFSSYQAYYAKWSQPWEAQALLRARPVAGDEGLIADYLALIDPLRYPVEMPQKALTQVRTLKARMEDERLPRSADKRRHLKLGRGSLSDVEWTVQLLQLQHGHRLEGLRTTSTLPALKVASNEDLLPAEDAEQLAAAWQLATDVRSAVMLFRGRTAESLPTDHTELEATARLLGYPAGAAHDLEDDYLRTTRHARSVMEHRFYDF, encoded by the coding sequence ATGGCAGCGATCACCTCTCGCACCACCAGCATCCCGGATGCGACGGCTCGATTCCTCCGTGAGGTCGACGAGCTTCTCGGACAGCCATTGGCCACCGACTCGCGGTTCGTCGACCTGCTCATGGCCGTGCCTGACCCGCACGGGGCGGCGCTGGGTCTGCTGCGCGTGGTCGAGGCAGCAGGGGAGGAATCACCTGCGCTGCTGGACGCGGTGAGGTCGGGAAACAACGGCGACCTCGCCGAGGATGAACTCAACCGTCCGCTCCTGGCGCGCCTGCTCGCGGTGGTCGGCACCTCGGAAGCGATGGTCGACCACCTTGTCCGGCACCCCGATTCCCTCCCTCTGCTGCTCGCTCCGGACCCGTTCCTGCTGATCTCCACACCAGCCGCCTCGGCGGTGTCACTGCGTGCTGAGATGCTCACGGTCCTCGGTGCGGACCCCGACGACCCGGCTCCGCGTGCCACCGTGACCGGAGATGAAGGCGTCAAGACGCTGCGACGGAACTACCGAGACGCTGTGCTTCGCCTCGTCGCCGACGACCTGTCGGCGGAATCCCCGGACGAGATCGTCGACCATGTCATGGCCGTCCTGTCCGACCTGGCCGCAGCCGCGCTCGATGCGGCCCTGGCCATTGCGCGGGCGGAGATCGAAGAGGCGGCCGACATCCGTCTTGCGGTCATCGCCCTGGGCAAGACCGGAGCACGCGAACTCAACTATGTCTCCGACGTCGACGTCGTCTTCGTCCTCGACTCCGCCGAGACCGATGGAGCCAGGAATCTGGCGACCGACCTTGCCCAACGCATGCGCAGCATCCTCTCCGACGCCGGCGGCGAGCCCGCGCTGTGGGAGGTCGACACGGCGCTGCGTCCCGAGGGCAAAGCCGGAGCGCTCGTGCGCACGCTCTCGGAGTTCGAACACTATTACGCCGATATCGCCGAGAACTGGGAGTTCCAGGCCCTCCTCAAAGCCCGACCCGTCGCCGGTGACGTGGAGGTGGGGGAGGCGTTCTCCGAATCCCTTCTGCCCTTGGTCTGGAAGGCGGCCAGCCGGCCGGGCTTCATCGACGGGATCCGGGCGATGCGCCGACGCGTCGTCGACCTCATCCCGGCTGTGGAGGCCCCACGCCAGATCAAACTGGGTCGCGGCGGACTGCGGGACGTCGAATTCTCCGCACAGATGCTCCAGCTCGTCCATGGACGCAATGATGAGGACATCCGGACTCCGAACACCCTCGTCGCTCTTGGTGAGTTGGGAGAACACGGCTATATCGGCCAACAGGATGCCGCCGTCTTCTCCGCCGCATACCGGTTCATGCGCGTCGTCGAACACCGAGTGCAGATCCCGAGGATGATGCGCAACGCGCTCATCCCCGACGATGAGGGCAAGCTGCGGATGCTGGCGCGTTCCGTCTTCCGCTCCGGTTCCCGGACCGGCGACCGCCTCGAAGAGGCGCGCCGTGACTATGCGAAACAGGTCACCCGCCTTCACGAGCAGATCTTCTATCGTCCCATCCTCGAGGCGGCCGTCGGCATCCATGGTGCCGTCGTGGATGCGCAGAAACGGGGAACGAGTCTCCAGGCGGCCGCCGACCGTCTCCAGGCCTTCGGATATGTGGACCCGCAAGGAGCATTGGGCCATATCAAGGCCCTGACCACGGGGATGTCGCGCACGGCCATGGTCATCAAGCAGGTGCTTCCTGCCCTGCTCGACTGGTTCTCCGATGGTGTCGAACCCGACCGAGCGCTGCTGGCCTTCCGACGGCTCAGCGAATCGCTGTCATCGTCCGGGTGGTTCCTCAAGATGCTCCGGGACTCCGGTCTGGCCGCGAAGTCGGTCGCCGAAGTGCTCTCCCTGTCCGGGTACGCGACGGAGCTTCTGCTGCGTCAGCCCGCGGCTGTCGCCTGGCTGGATCGCTATGAGAACCTCGAGGCCCGTGACCTGGAGATCCTCAACGCCGAGGTGGACGGACTGCTCCGTCGCCACGGGGCCGACGCGGTCACTCCGATCCGTGAGACCTACAGCCGTGAGCTGCTGCGCATCGCTCTGCGCGACGTCCTCGATGTCGGAGACCGGGCCGAGATACCCGGCGATCTCTCCGATCTCATGGACCTGGCGGTCCGCGGTGCCCTGGAGGCGGTCCGAACCGACTTGGACGGGCCAGAGACTCCGGACTACGAATTCGGGATCATCGCGATGGGCCGCTGGGGCGGACGGGAGATCGGCTACTTCTCCGACGCGGATGCGATGTTCGTCTACCGTCCCATTGCCGACGACCTCGACGCCGAAACGCGTGGGAAGCTGAGCAAACATGTGACGAAGGTGGCCCTCCAACTGTCAACGCGCCTCAAGGCGAGCGAAGGTGCTCAGGGCGTCGACCTCGACGCGGATCTGCGTCCGGAGGGCAAGAACGGACCGTTGGTGCGCAGCTTCTCGTCCTACCAGGCCTACTATGCGAAATGGTCCCAACCGTGGGAGGCACAGGCACTCCTCCGGGCACGTCCGGTGGCAGGCGACGAGGGACTCATCGCCGATTACCTGGCACTCATCGATCCGCTGCGCTATCCCGTGGAGATGCCGCAGAAGGCGCTGACGCAGGTGCGCACGCTCAAGGCCCGGATGGAAGATGAACGTCTGCCGCGCAGTGCCGATAAGCGTCGACATCTCAAACTCGGTCGAGGCAGCCTCTCCGATGTCGAATGGACCGTCCAGCTCCTCCAGCTCCAACACGGGCATCGCCTGGAAGGTCTGCGTACGACTTCGACTCTGCCGGCACTCAAAGTCGCCTCGAACGAAGATCTGCTGCCCGCCGAGGATGCCGAACAGCTGGCGGCGGCATGGCAGCTGGCCACCGATGTGCGTTCGGCCGTGATGCTCTTCCGCGGTCGCACCGCCGAATCGCTGCCGACCGATCACACCGAACTCGAGGCCACGGCCCGTCTGCTCGGCTATCCGGCAGGGGCGGCCCATGACCTCGAAGACGATTACCTGCGTACCACCAGGCACGCACGGTCCGTGATGGAGCACCGCTTCTACGACTTCTGA
- a CDS encoding mycothione reductase has product MTHYDLLLIGTGSGNMFLDKRFAGLKTAIAEEWHFGGTCLNVGCIPTKMFVYPATLAEQATQADRYNLTPTHPKVDWAGLQERIFSRIDAIESGGREYRSSDRQPNVTVVPEHVHFTGEKTVATASGEEITADRIVIAAGAHPVIPDIDGLDTARIDTAEYPVFTSNTVMRRADQPQRLVIIGSGIVAMEFAHVFAALGTEVTVLARGPRLLGNIDEEVADEFTRIFDSAHTVVHGAQAKQIDIADGEVTVTLAPSGRLAEADLPESITADGVLVATGRVPNTAELDVEAAGLDITGGKRLSVDEYQRVLSAGQPVPGMFALGDISSPHQLKHVANHEAKVVGRNLAADVAAGAPGSALADDLTVVNHHAVPGAVFSSPQVAYVGMTEAQAAEAGHDVTVKVQKFSDVAYGWAMADDPGIVKIIADRSSRHILGAHIVGHEASMLIQPLIQAMAFGQKADEMATGQYWIHPALPEVIENALLGLEFAD; this is encoded by the coding sequence TTGACGCACTATGACCTGCTGCTCATCGGCACCGGTTCGGGAAATATGTTCCTCGACAAGCGATTCGCGGGACTGAAGACCGCCATCGCAGAGGAATGGCACTTCGGCGGCACCTGCCTCAACGTCGGATGCATCCCGACGAAAATGTTCGTCTATCCCGCCACCCTGGCCGAGCAGGCCACCCAGGCCGATCGCTACAACCTGACCCCGACCCACCCGAAGGTCGACTGGGCCGGACTCCAGGAGCGCATCTTCTCCCGCATCGACGCCATCGAATCCGGAGGACGCGAGTACCGCAGCAGCGACCGCCAACCCAACGTCACCGTCGTCCCCGAACACGTTCACTTCACCGGCGAGAAAACCGTGGCCACCGCCTCCGGTGAGGAAATCACCGCCGATCGCATCGTCATCGCAGCCGGCGCCCACCCCGTCATCCCCGACATCGACGGACTCGACACCGCCCGCATCGACACCGCCGAGTACCCTGTCTTCACCTCGAACACCGTGATGCGCCGCGCCGATCAGCCGCAGCGCCTGGTCATCATCGGCTCCGGGATCGTCGCCATGGAATTCGCCCATGTCTTCGCCGCCCTCGGCACCGAGGTGACCGTCCTGGCCCGCGGCCCACGTCTCCTGGGCAATATCGACGAGGAGGTCGCCGACGAGTTCACCCGGATCTTCGACTCCGCCCACACCGTGGTCCATGGGGCTCAGGCCAAGCAGATCGACATCGCCGACGGAGAGGTCACAGTGACCCTCGCACCCAGCGGGCGCCTCGCCGAGGCGGACCTGCCGGAGTCGATCACCGCCGACGGTGTGCTCGTGGCCACGGGAAGGGTCCCCAACACCGCCGAACTCGATGTCGAGGCCGCCGGTCTCGACATCACCGGTGGGAAGCGCCTGTCCGTGGACGAATACCAACGAGTCCTCTCCGCCGGACAGCCGGTGCCGGGAATGTTCGCTCTCGGAGACATCTCCTCACCGCACCAGCTCAAGCACGTCGCCAACCACGAAGCGAAGGTCGTCGGCCGCAACCTCGCCGCCGATGTCGCGGCAGGCGCGCCGGGCAGTGCACTGGCCGATGACCTCACCGTCGTCAACCATCATGCCGTTCCCGGCGCTGTGTTCTCCTCCCCTCAGGTCGCCTATGTGGGCATGACCGAGGCGCAGGCCGCGGAGGCCGGACATGACGTCACTGTCAAGGTGCAGAAGTTCTCCGATGTCGCCTACGGCTGGGCGATGGCCGATGATCCGGGAATCGTGAAGATCATCGCCGATCGCAGCTCCAGGCACATCCTCGGCGCGCATATCGTCGGCCACGAAGCCTCGATGCTCATCCAACCTCTCATCCAGGCCATGGCCTTCGGCCAGAAGGCCGACGAGATGGCCACCGGGCAGTATTGGATCCACCCGGCTCTGCCCGAGGTGATCGAGAATGCCCTGCTCGGGCTCGAATTCGCCGACTGA
- the glnA gene encoding type I glutamate--ammonia ligase, translated as MFSSAEELVNFISDNDVRFVDVRFCDLPGVVQHFNLPAAAYGTEEITEGLLFDGSSITGFQGIHESDMKLLADVNSAYIDPFREAKTLVVTHSIVDPFTDEPYSRDPRQVAAKAEAYLESTGIADTVFFGAEAEFYLFDSIRYENTPGSSFYKIGSQEAAWDTGTDEPGGNQGYKTPFKGGYFPVSPQDQYADIRDQMSLTLEQIGFEMERAHHEVGTAGQQEINYKFKTLQHAGDQLLDFKYVIKNTAFELGKSATFMPKPLFDDNGSGMHCHQSLWKNGEPLFYDENGYGGLSDLARWYIGGLIEHAGAVLAFTNPTINSYRRLVPGYEAPVNLVYSARNRSAAIRIPVTGSSPKAKRLEFRVPDPSSNPYLAFSAQLMAGLDGIRNRIEPPEPIDKDLYELPPEEAKDIKLVPGTLDEALLELEKDHDFLTAGDVFTPDLIETWIRIKRENELDVARLRPTPTEFELYYAL; from the coding sequence GTGTTCTCGTCTGCTGAAGAACTCGTCAACTTCATCTCGGACAACGACGTCAGATTCGTCGATGTCCGTTTCTGCGACCTGCCCGGTGTGGTCCAGCACTTCAACCTCCCCGCCGCCGCATACGGCACCGAGGAGATCACCGAAGGTCTGCTCTTCGACGGGTCCTCCATCACAGGCTTCCAGGGCATCCACGAATCCGATATGAAGCTGCTGGCCGATGTCAACTCCGCATACATCGACCCCTTCCGTGAGGCCAAGACACTGGTCGTCACGCACTCGATCGTCGATCCGTTCACCGATGAACCCTACTCGCGCGATCCCCGACAGGTCGCAGCCAAGGCCGAGGCCTACCTCGAGTCCACCGGCATCGCCGACACCGTCTTCTTCGGAGCCGAGGCCGAGTTCTACCTCTTCGACTCCATCCGCTACGAGAACACTCCCGGCAGCAGTTTCTACAAGATCGGCTCGCAGGAAGCAGCATGGGACACGGGCACTGATGAGCCCGGCGGAAACCAGGGCTACAAGACCCCCTTCAAGGGCGGCTACTTCCCGGTCTCCCCGCAGGATCAGTATGCCGACATCCGCGACCAGATGTCGCTGACGCTCGAGCAGATCGGCTTCGAGATGGAGCGGGCGCACCATGAGGTCGGCACCGCCGGTCAGCAGGAGATCAACTACAAGTTCAAGACCCTCCAGCATGCCGGCGATCAGCTGCTCGACTTCAAGTACGTCATCAAGAACACCGCCTTCGAGCTCGGCAAGTCCGCGACCTTCATGCCCAAGCCGCTCTTCGACGACAACGGCTCGGGAATGCACTGCCACCAGTCGCTGTGGAAGAACGGCGAGCCCCTGTTCTACGACGAGAACGGCTACGGCGGACTCTCCGACCTGGCCCGCTGGTACATCGGCGGACTCATCGAGCACGCCGGCGCGGTGCTGGCGTTCACGAACCCGACGATCAACTCCTACCGTCGCCTCGTGCCCGGTTATGAGGCCCCGGTCAACCTCGTGTACTCCGCCCGCAACCGTTCGGCCGCGATCCGCATCCCTGTAACGGGATCCTCGCCGAAGGCCAAGCGACTCGAGTTCCGTGTTCCGGACCCCTCATCGAACCCCTACCTCGCCTTCTCGGCCCAGCTGATGGCCGGACTCGACGGCATCCGCAACCGCATCGAACCGCCGGAGCCCATCGACAAGGACCTCTACGAACTCCCGCCCGAGGAGGCCAAGGACATCAAGCTCGTTCCCGGCACCCTCGACGAGGCGCTCCTCGAGCTCGAGAAGGACCACGACTTCCTCACCGCCGGCGATGTGTTCACTCCCGACCTCATCGAGACGTGGATCCGCATCAAGCGTGAGAACGAACTCGACGTCGCTCGCCTGCGTCCGACACCGACGGAGTTCGAGCTGTACTACGCACTCTGA
- a CDS encoding RDD family protein codes for MINRDDLGSWLEGPRFDREEDDWPGKRLGLPVNGSHSLAPAWKRILALLVDWLMCLAIANLIDPANPILAPAIFALENFVLVGALGYSVGHRLFGIEVRRLDGHVPGLLKSLIRAVLVVLVIPALIFNRDNRGVHDLAAGTVILRR; via the coding sequence GTGATCAATCGTGACGACCTTGGTTCCTGGCTCGAAGGACCCCGGTTCGACAGGGAAGAAGACGACTGGCCGGGAAAGCGGCTGGGTCTGCCTGTCAACGGCTCGCATTCTCTGGCCCCGGCGTGGAAGCGCATCCTCGCTCTGCTTGTCGACTGGCTGATGTGCCTGGCGATCGCCAATCTCATCGATCCGGCGAATCCGATCCTCGCACCCGCCATCTTCGCTCTCGAGAATTTCGTGCTCGTGGGCGCGCTCGGCTATTCGGTGGGGCATCGCCTCTTCGGCATCGAAGTCCGACGCCTCGACGGCCATGTGCCGGGGCTCCTCAAGTCGCTCATTCGCGCCGTTCTCGTGGTGCTCGTCATTCCGGCGCTCATCTTCAACCGCGACAACCGCGGTGTCCACGACCTCGCTGCCGGAACAGTAATCCTCCGCCGCTGA
- a CDS encoding DUF4191 domain-containing protein produces MSEEPRKGLFRRKPKDPNKKPGRLAQMRQVYELSSKHNKATPWLLAAAVLGCTIIGLLIGLLIGGTTAIFTTILGFMVGLLLGMFMLGRFAETAAFAQMDGQPGAFGAVLNTARRGYLMDEKPIAVDPKSRDLVFRSTGRAGVVLLSEGPKGRSAKLLAKEKKRHERILPNVPVHTFQGGKEEGQLAMKQVVPAVQKLPRKLNRAEVLAVRNRLAALGTQGSRPPIPKGIDPNKARPNHKAMRGR; encoded by the coding sequence ATGAGCGAAGAACCGCGTAAGGGACTCTTCCGGCGCAAGCCGAAAGATCCGAACAAGAAGCCCGGCCGTCTGGCGCAGATGCGTCAGGTCTATGAGCTGTCGTCCAAACACAACAAGGCGACCCCGTGGCTGTTGGCTGCGGCCGTGCTCGGCTGCACGATCATCGGCCTCCTCATCGGTCTGCTCATCGGCGGCACCACCGCGATCTTCACGACCATCCTCGGCTTCATGGTCGGTCTGCTGCTGGGCATGTTCATGCTCGGACGCTTCGCCGAGACCGCCGCATTCGCTCAGATGGACGGACAGCCCGGAGCCTTCGGTGCCGTCCTCAACACCGCTCGTCGCGGATACCTCATGGACGAGAAGCCAATCGCCGTCGACCCGAAGAGCCGGGACCTCGTGTTCCGCTCGACCGGTCGTGCCGGTGTCGTCCTGCTCAGCGAAGGACCGAAGGGCCGCAGCGCGAAGCTGCTGGCCAAGGAGAAGAAGCGTCACGAGCGCATCCTCCCCAACGTCCCGGTCCACACCTTCCAGGGCGGCAAGGAAGAGGGCCAGCTGGCGATGAAGCAGGTCGTCCCGGCAGTGCAGAAGCTGCCGCGCAAGCTCAACCGCGCCGAGGTCCTGGCCGTGCGCAATCGTCTGGCCGCTCTGGGAACGCAGGGTTCGCGCCCGCCGATCCCGAAGGGCATCGACCCGAACAAGGCCCGCCCGAACCACAAGGCCATGCGCGGACGCTGA
- the lipA gene encoding lipoyl synthase, with protein MTIAPEGRRMLRVEARNSETPIEDKPAWIKAKAHIGPEYTALKSLVRKQELHTVCEEAGCPNIFECWEDREATFLIGGEQCTRRCDFCQIDTGRPAEFDADEPRRVAASVAEMGLRYSTITGVARDDLEDGGAWLYAETVRQIHDLSYVDGRGTGVELLIPDFNAKPDQLAEVFSSRPEVLAHNVETVPRIFKRIRPAFRYERSLSVITQARESGLVTKSNLILGMGETNDEIISALQDLHDAGCDLITITQYLRPSPRHHPVTRWVKPADFVMLRDAAEEIGFLGVMSGPLVRSSYRAGRLWATAMRRRGEEIPSHLAHLDKHTPAKQEAQAVVDTFGPGEEVDLTAEQ; from the coding sequence ATGACGATCGCACCAGAGGGCCGCCGCATGCTCCGCGTCGAAGCCCGCAACTCCGAGACTCCGATCGAGGACAAGCCGGCCTGGATCAAGGCGAAGGCGCATATCGGTCCCGAGTACACCGCACTGAAGTCGCTCGTGCGCAAGCAGGAGCTGCACACGGTCTGCGAAGAGGCCGGCTGCCCGAACATCTTCGAATGCTGGGAGGACCGCGAAGCGACCTTCCTCATCGGCGGCGAACAGTGCACCCGGCGCTGTGACTTCTGCCAGATCGACACCGGCCGACCGGCCGAATTCGATGCTGACGAGCCTCGCCGTGTGGCCGCCTCGGTGGCGGAGATGGGTCTGCGCTACTCGACGATCACCGGCGTGGCCCGCGACGACCTCGAAGACGGCGGCGCCTGGCTCTATGCCGAGACGGTGCGTCAGATCCACGACCTTTCCTACGTCGACGGGCGCGGCACCGGTGTCGAGCTGCTCATCCCGGATTTCAACGCCAAACCGGACCAGCTGGCCGAGGTCTTCTCCTCCCGCCCCGAGGTGCTCGCGCACAATGTCGAGACGGTTCCGCGCATCTTCAAGCGGATCCGCCCTGCGTTCCGCTACGAGCGGTCGCTGTCGGTGATCACCCAGGCCCGCGAGTCCGGTCTGGTGACGAAGTCGAACCTCATCCTCGGGATGGGCGAGACGAACGACGAGATCATCTCCGCACTGCAGGACCTGCACGATGCCGGCTGCGACCTCATCACGATCACGCAGTACCTCCGCCCGTCTCCCCGTCACCATCCCGTCACCCGCTGGGTGAAGCCCGCCGACTTCGTCATGCTGCGCGATGCGGCCGAGGAGATCGGCTTCCTCGGCGTCATGTCGGGCCCGCTGGTGCGTTCGTCGTACCGTGCCGGTCGCCTGTGGGCCACCGCCATGCGCCGCCGCGGCGAGGAGATTCCCTCGCATCTGGCGCACCTGGACAAGCACACGCCCGCCAAACAGGAGGCGCAGGCCGTTGTGGATACCTTCGGCCCCGGCGAAGAGGTAGACTTGACTGCTGAGCAATGA
- the lipB gene encoding lipoyl(octanoyl) transferase LipB → MPLATETLGFAPVLSDYRQTWELQKRYHEEVLAGDRRSTILLLEHSPVYTAGKRTEDFERPTDGTDVIDVDRGGKITWHGPGQLVAYCIYKLNDPKEVRLFVSQLEDAMIRLLSEYEIEATTIEGRAGVWLEGDELRRDRKIGAIGIRIHEGVTMHGLALNCSNDLGAYESIIPCGITDADTTSISAELGRTVTPEDVAQRLDAILHETINA, encoded by the coding sequence ATGCCCCTGGCCACAGAAACGCTCGGGTTCGCCCCAGTCCTCTCGGACTATCGGCAGACTTGGGAATTGCAGAAGAGATATCACGAAGAAGTGCTCGCCGGTGATCGTCGATCGACGATCCTGCTCCTCGAGCATTCGCCGGTCTATACGGCCGGGAAGCGCACCGAGGACTTCGAGCGGCCGACTGACGGCACCGACGTCATCGACGTCGACCGCGGCGGGAAGATCACCTGGCACGGTCCCGGGCAGCTTGTTGCGTACTGCATCTACAAGCTCAACGACCCCAAAGAGGTGCGGCTCTTCGTGTCCCAGCTCGAAGACGCGATGATCCGGCTGCTCTCCGAATACGAGATCGAAGCGACCACGATCGAGGGCCGCGCCGGTGTCTGGCTGGAAGGCGACGAACTCCGTCGCGACCGCAAGATCGGCGCAATCGGCATCCGCATCCACGAAGGCGTGACGATGCACGGGTTGGCCCTGAACTGCAGCAACGACCTCGGCGCCTATGAATCGATCATCCCCTGTGGGATCACCGACGCCGACACCACGTCCATCAGTGCCGAACTCGGGCGCACCGTCACTCCTGAGGATGTGGCGCAGCGCCTCGACGCCATCCTGCACGAGACCATCAACGCATAG